The Neovison vison isolate M4711 chromosome 5, ASM_NN_V1, whole genome shotgun sequence genome includes a region encoding these proteins:
- the SRSF1 gene encoding serine/arginine-rich splicing factor 1: MSGGGVIRGPAGNNDCRIYVGNLPPDIRTKDIEDVFYKYGAIRDIDLKNRRGGPPFAFVEFEDPRDAEDAVYGRDGYDYDGYRLRVEFPRSGRGTGRGGGGGGGGGAPRGRYGPPSRRSENRVVVSGLPPSGSWQDLKDHMREAGDVCYADVYRDGTGVVEFVRKEDMTYAVRKLDNTKFRSHEGETAYIRVKVDGPRSPSYGRSRSRSRSRSRSRSRSNSRSRSYSPRRSRGSPRYSPRHSRSRSRT, encoded by the exons ATGTCGGGAGGTGGTGTGATTCGTGGCCCGGCAGGGAACAACGATTGCCGCATCTACGTGGGTAACTTACCTCCAGACATCCGAACCAAGGACATTGAGGACGTGTTCTACAAATACGGTGCTATCCGCGACATCGATCTCAAGAATCGCCGCGGAGGACCGCCCTTCGCCTTCGTTGAGTTCGAGGACCCTCG AGACGCGGAAGACGCGGTGTATGGTCGCGACGGCTATGATTACGATGGATACCGTCTGCGGGTGGAGTTTCCTCGAAGCGGCCGTGGTACAGGCCGAGGCGGCGGCGGGGGTGGAGGTGGCGGGGCTCCCCGAGGCCGCTATGGCCCCCCGTCCAGGCGTTCTGAAAACAGAGTGGTTGTCTCCG gaCTGCCTCCAAGTGGAAGCTGGCAGGATTTAAAGGATCACATGCGTGAAGCAGGTGATGTATGTTATGCTGATGTTTACCGAGATGGCACTGGTGTCGTGGAGTTTGTACGGAAAGAAGATATGACCTATGCAGTTCGAAAACTGGATAACACTAAGTTTAGATCTCATGAG GGAGAAACTGCCTACATCCGGGTTAAAGTTGATGGGCCCAGAAGTCCAAGTTATGGAAGATCACGCTCTCGAAGCCGTAGTCGTAGCAGAAGCCGTAGCAGAAGCAACAGCAGGAGTCGCAGTTACTCCCCAAGGAGAAGCAGAGGATCACCACGCTATTCTCCCCGTCATAGCAGATCTCGCTCTCGTACATAA